One genomic region from Ammospiza caudacuta isolate bAmmCau1 chromosome 1, bAmmCau1.pri, whole genome shotgun sequence encodes:
- the TMEM158 gene encoding transmembrane protein 158: MLPLLFPALLAACLPPCQGWSPSPAASGQEEQEQELFLPPANSSSRSLASLEMDLDGAASKEEGSTDSPGTPAAPSQEPFPSAPTTSGQEQEQPRQEHQQRPQPQGQPQPAEDPHCNISVQRQMLSSLLVRWSRPLGIQCDLLLFSTNSHGRAFFSAAFHRVGPPLLIEHLGLAAGGAQQDLRLCVGCSWVRSRRVGRLRGTAPQPQPQPQPPAAAAASSSSSLSYPPAAEPGQYWLQGEPLNFCCLDFSLEELKGEPGWRMNRKPIESTLVACFMTLVIIVWSVAALIWPVPIIAGFLPNGMEQRRGTAASTATAAAAK, encoded by the coding sequence ATGCTGCCGCTGCTCTTCCCGGCACTGCTGGCCGCCTGCCTGccgccctgccagggctggagcccctcgccGGCTGCCAgcgggcaggaggagcaggagcaggagctcttCTTGCCCCCTGCCAACTCCTCCTCCCGCTCCTTGGCCAGCCTCGAGATGGACCTCGACGGGGCAGCGAGCAAGGAGGAAGGCAGCACCGACAGCCCGGGCACGCCGGCTGCCCCTAGCCAAGAGCCTTTCCCTTCCGCTCCCACCACGTccgggcaggagcaggagcagccgaGGCAGGAGCATCAGCAGCGTCCCCAGCCGCAGGGGCAGCCGCAGCCCGCCGAGGACCCGCACTGCAACATCAGCGTGCAGCGGCAGATGCTGAGCTCGCTGCTGGTGCGCTGGAGCCGCCCGCTGGGCATCCAGTGCGacctcctgctcttctccacCAACAGCCACGGGCGAGCCTTCTTCTCCGCCGCCTTCCACCGCGTGGGGCCGCCGCTGCTCATcgagcacctggggctggcgGCCGGCGGCGCCCAGCAGGACTTGCGCCTCTGCgtgggctgcagctgggtgcGGAGCAGGCGGGTCGGGCGGCTGCGGGGCACCGCgccccagccacagccacagccacagccccccgctgccgccgccgcctcctcctcctcctcgcttTCCTACCCGCCAGCGGCCGAGCCCGGCCAGTACTGGCTGCAAGGGGAGCCGCTGAATTTCTGCTGCCTGGatttcagcctggaggagctgaaggGCGAGCCGGGCTGGCGGATGAACCGCAAGCCCATCGAGTCCACCTTGGTGGCGTGTTTCATGACTCTGGTCATCATCGTGTGGAGCGTGGCCGCCCTCATCTGGCCCGTGCCCATCATCGCGGGGTTCCTGCCCAACGGCATGGAGCAGCGCCGCGGCACCGCCGCCAGCaccgccaccgccgccgccgccaagTAG